A stretch of the Sphingomonas sp. CL5.1 genome encodes the following:
- a CDS encoding LysR family transcriptional regulator, whose product MARKDFHDLLAFRAIAMERSFTRAAARLGVSTSALSHALRGLEERIGIRLLNRTTRSVVPTEAGERLLTTVSALFDGVEAELASLAELRDRPAGNIRITTSAHAAKTILEPALLPLLAAYPDLKVELSAEAGFVDIVAERFDAGVRLGETIAQDMVAVPIGPDMRMAAAASPDYFKRRPPPMTPHDLSDHNCINLRFPTYGGLYAWEFEKDGRALNVRVNGQLTVNDTALALQGAMDGLGIAYVTDDQVLPLIQEGRLVRVLDDWCPPFPGYHLYYPSRRQHLSGFAAVIEALRYRSESLGQSIAGC is encoded by the coding sequence ATGGCGCGCAAGGACTTCCACGACCTGCTAGCCTTCCGCGCTATCGCGATGGAGAGAAGCTTCACCCGCGCCGCCGCGCGGCTCGGCGTCTCCACATCGGCGCTCAGCCACGCGCTGCGGGGGCTGGAGGAGCGGATCGGTATTCGCCTGCTCAACCGCACCACCCGGAGCGTGGTGCCGACCGAGGCCGGCGAACGCCTGCTGACGACGGTATCGGCGCTGTTCGACGGCGTTGAAGCCGAGCTGGCGAGCTTGGCAGAGTTGCGCGACAGGCCGGCCGGAAACATTCGCATCACGACGAGCGCGCATGCGGCCAAAACCATATTGGAGCCGGCTCTGCTCCCGCTCCTCGCGGCTTATCCCGACCTGAAGGTGGAATTGAGCGCCGAGGCTGGCTTCGTCGACATCGTCGCCGAACGCTTCGATGCCGGCGTTCGGCTGGGGGAGACGATCGCGCAGGACATGGTCGCCGTCCCGATCGGGCCGGACATGCGCATGGCGGCCGCGGCATCGCCGGACTATTTCAAGCGGCGCCCGCCGCCGATGACGCCTCATGATCTGAGCGATCACAACTGCATCAACCTGCGATTTCCGACCTATGGCGGACTCTATGCATGGGAGTTCGAGAAGGACGGCCGCGCGCTGAACGTCCGGGTGAACGGGCAGTTGACGGTGAATGACACGGCTCTCGCACTTCAGGGGGCGATGGATGGTCTTGGCATTGCCTATGTCACCGACGATCAGGTGCTTCCGCTGATCCAGGAAGGTCGTCTGGTCCGCGTGCTCGATGACTGGTGCCCGCCGTTTCCAGGCTATCATCTCTATTATCCCAGCCGCAGGCAGCACTTATCGGGCTTCGCCGCCGTCATCGAGGCGCTGCGCTACCGCTCGGAAAGCCTCGGGCAGTCGATCGCCGGGTGTTAA
- a CDS encoding efflux RND transporter permease subunit yields MIYAALLQRQSRAFLTIAVALAIAGVVAAFSLPIGLFPQVSFPRVVVDVDAGSRPADQTALIVTTPVEQALRAVQGVQSVRSETTRGAAQISIDFGWGRDMVASTLLVEGAMSRALGALPPGTTYSVRRMDPTVFPIISYALESKQATPTQLQDFARYQVVPLLSSITGLARVDVQGGETAEIQVLADPARLAAHGLAMGDLSAAIANGNVLGAVGRVQDRGRLSLVIADRTLPGAAAVGEVVVKADPAGVVRVRDVATVQQGIMPQWLRVSEDGRPAVLFNIYEQPDGNAVQIAKAVEQKLAHVKLPPGTRLVCWYDQSQLVTESVASVREAVLIGLVLAALVLLMFLKSWRITLVAAIIVPATLAITVLVLTICGMSFNIMTLGGIAAAVGLLIDDVIVMVEHIVRRAGAEGSGGKAAVLPAAREFMAPLTGSSLATLIVFLPLSFLSGVTGAFSKALSLTMGAALAISWAMTAFVVPALTARLVDFDTTHDPASEGRLSRWHDRGLDLLLARPWLLAAVGAPLLVLGYIGYANVPTGFMPKVDEGGFVMDYYTPPGTSLIETERRMAEVDALLRADADVLTFSRRLGTGLGGDLGQSYHGDYFVRLKPDHARGTEEVASAIAHQVEARVPGVQVEVAQLIEDLIGDLTAVPQPIEIKLFAADPTILTDQARKVAAAIGKVSGVVEVKDGVQLAGDAIDVRIDPIRAGFEGVTPAEVQNAIDAALNGAVATTLPQPIKAIHVRIRLPEAMTITREGLADLPIRAGDGHVFALSRVADLQPVTGQPQIARENLEPIVAVTGRIEGRGLGATIADIKAVLAQPGMLAPGIRYDLGGLYQQQQIAFAGLARVFLAALIAEFILLLILYRRFATPLVIIGCSLLSTTAVFTALWLTGVDLNITALMGMTMIIGIGTEMAIFYVSEYEELARHMPHGDAAREASRNRLRPITMTTLAAILTLLPLALSIGRGAGIQQPLAIAIIAGLLLQYPLVLLAMPVLIGLTRGKTGNAV; encoded by the coding sequence ATGATTTACGCCGCCCTGCTCCAGCGCCAGTCCCGCGCCTTCCTCACTATCGCGGTCGCACTGGCGATCGCGGGCGTCGTGGCGGCCTTCTCGCTGCCGATCGGACTGTTCCCGCAGGTCTCCTTCCCGCGCGTGGTGGTGGACGTCGACGCCGGATCGCGCCCCGCCGATCAGACCGCGCTGATCGTCACCACGCCGGTCGAGCAGGCGTTGCGCGCGGTGCAGGGTGTGCAGAGCGTGCGATCGGAAACGACGCGCGGCGCGGCGCAAATCTCGATCGACTTCGGCTGGGGCCGCGACATGGTGGCGAGCACGCTGCTGGTCGAAGGCGCGATGTCGCGCGCGCTCGGAGCGCTGCCGCCCGGCACCACCTATAGCGTGAGGCGGATGGACCCCACGGTCTTCCCGATCATCTCCTATGCGCTCGAATCGAAACAGGCGACGCCGACGCAATTGCAGGATTTCGCGCGCTATCAGGTCGTGCCCCTCCTGAGCAGCATCACCGGCCTCGCCCGCGTCGACGTGCAGGGCGGCGAGACGGCGGAGATCCAGGTGCTGGCCGATCCCGCCCGCCTCGCCGCGCACGGCCTTGCGATGGGCGACCTCTCCGCCGCGATTGCCAACGGCAACGTGCTGGGCGCGGTCGGCCGGGTGCAGGATCGCGGGCGGCTGTCGCTGGTGATCGCGGACCGCACGCTGCCCGGCGCGGCGGCGGTCGGCGAGGTGGTGGTGAAGGCCGATCCCGCCGGCGTGGTACGCGTCCGCGACGTGGCGACCGTGCAGCAGGGCATCATGCCGCAATGGCTGCGCGTCAGCGAGGACGGGCGGCCGGCGGTATTGTTCAACATCTACGAGCAGCCGGACGGTAACGCCGTACAGATCGCAAAGGCGGTCGAGCAAAAGCTCGCGCATGTGAAGCTGCCGCCGGGCACGCGGCTGGTCTGCTGGTATGACCAGAGCCAGCTCGTCACCGAATCCGTCGCCAGCGTGCGCGAGGCGGTGCTGATCGGGCTGGTGCTCGCGGCGCTGGTGCTGCTGATGTTCCTCAAAAGCTGGCGGATCACCCTTGTCGCCGCAATCATCGTGCCGGCGACGCTTGCGATCACCGTGCTGGTGCTGACGATCTGCGGCATGAGCTTCAACATCATGACATTGGGCGGGATCGCCGCCGCCGTCGGCCTGCTGATCGACGACGTGATCGTGATGGTCGAGCATATCGTCCGCCGTGCCGGCGCGGAAGGATCGGGCGGCAAGGCCGCGGTGCTGCCCGCCGCGCGAGAGTTCATGGCCCCGCTCACCGGATCGAGCCTCGCGACGCTGATCGTGTTCCTCCCCCTCTCCTTCCTCAGCGGTGTGACGGGGGCGTTCTCGAAGGCGCTGTCGCTGACGATGGGCGCGGCACTGGCGATCTCATGGGCGATGACCGCCTTCGTCGTCCCAGCCCTCACCGCCCGGCTGGTCGATTTCGACACGACGCACGATCCCGCGAGCGAGGGACGCCTGTCGCGCTGGCACGATCGAGGGCTGGACTTGCTGCTGGCCCGGCCGTGGCTGCTCGCCGCGGTCGGTGCGCCGCTGCTGGTTCTCGGCTATATCGGCTACGCCAACGTCCCGACCGGCTTCATGCCCAAGGTGGACGAAGGCGGGTTCGTGATGGACTATTACACCCCGCCCGGCACCTCGCTGATCGAGACGGAGCGGCGGATGGCCGAGGTCGATGCGCTGCTGCGCGCCGATGCGGACGTGCTGACCTTCTCGCGCCGGCTCGGCACCGGCCTCGGCGGCGATCTCGGGCAGAGCTACCACGGCGACTATTTCGTCCGGCTCAAGCCCGATCACGCGCGCGGCACGGAGGAAGTCGCCTCGGCCATCGCGCATCAGGTCGAGGCGCGAGTGCCCGGCGTGCAGGTCGAGGTCGCGCAATTGATAGAAGACCTGATCGGCGACCTGACCGCCGTGCCGCAGCCGATCGAGATCAAGCTGTTCGCCGCCGATCCCACGATCCTCACCGATCAGGCGCGCAAGGTCGCCGCCGCGATCGGCAAGGTTTCCGGCGTGGTGGAGGTGAAGGATGGCGTGCAACTCGCCGGTGACGCGATCGACGTGCGCATCGATCCGATCCGCGCGGGGTTCGAGGGCGTCACGCCGGCCGAGGTGCAGAATGCGATCGACGCTGCGCTCAACGGAGCGGTCGCCACCACTCTCCCCCAGCCGATCAAGGCGATCCACGTCCGCATCCGACTTCCCGAAGCGATGACGATCACCCGTGAAGGCCTCGCCGACCTCCCGATCCGCGCGGGCGATGGCCATGTCTTCGCGCTGTCGCGGGTCGCCGATCTCCAGCCCGTCACCGGCCAGCCGCAGATCGCACGCGAGAATCTCGAGCCGATAGTCGCCGTCACCGGCCGCATCGAAGGGCGCGGGCTGGGCGCGACGATCGCGGATATCAAGGCGGTGCTGGCGCAGCCGGGAATGCTCGCGCCTGGCATCCGCTACGACCTCGGCGGGCTTTATCAGCAGCAGCAGATCGCCTTCGCGGGGCTGGCCCGCGTGTTCCTCGCCGCGCTGATCGCGGAGTTTATCCTTCTGCTGATCCTCTATCGCCGCTTCGCGACGCCGCTCGTCATCATCGGCTGCTCGCTCCTGTCCACCACGGCGGTGTTCACGGCGCTGTGGCTGACGGGCGTCGATCTCAACATCACCGCGCTGATGGGAATGACGATGATTATCGGCATCGGCACCGAGATGGCGATCTTCTACGTCAGCGAATATGAGGAACTGGCCCGCCACATGCCTCACGGCGACGCAGCGCGCGAGGCGAGCCGCAACCGCCTGCGCCCGATCACCATGACGACGCTCGCCGCGATCCTCACCCTGTTGCCGCTGGCGCTGTCGATCGGGCGCGGGGCGGGCATCCAGCAGCCGCTGGCGATCGCCATCATCGCGGGCCTGCTGCTGCAATATCCGCTAGTGCTGCTCGCCATGCCGGTGCTGATCGGCCTCACCCGAGGAAAAACGGGTAACGCCGTTTGA